The segment GATGCTATTGCTGTTGGAAGAAGAGGGATTTCCCGCTTACAAAAAACCTTTATGGGCAGTGTTACATCTAATATTTTAGAACATAGTACGGCTATCCCGCTTTGGTTAATAGATGGAACTGTTAATTCTTCAAAAATCATGGTTACAGTAGATGGGTCTGCAAGCTCAATGAGAGCTATTGATCATGTTTGTTTTATGATTGGAGAAAGTAAAACCGCAGATATCACTCTGTTTAATGTTATTCCTAAAATTAAATTAATGGGGGCAAAAAATAGCGATAAAGACAAAAAAGATCTTGATAAAATCCTTGCGGAGTCAAGCAAACAAAGTGTTGAAAAGGTTTTTTCTAATGCGAAGATCCTGTTTGAAAAAGCCGGATTAAAAGAAAATCAAATCCATTTTAAAGCATCGTCAAGATTTTCAAATCCAGGCAAGGCCATAATTGATGAATCGGAAAAAGGGAATTACGGAACCGTTATTGTGGGAAGAAGCGGTGTCAGTAAATCCATTTTTATTGGGAGCGTATCAAGATATGTAATAAATCATATCTCAAATCGCGCTCTTTGGATAGTATCCTGAGTTATAAGGAATATAGAATGAATCAAGATATCACTAAATTTCGAAATATCGGAATAAGCGCACATATAGACTCCGGTAAAACCACGCTTACAGAAAGAATACTTTTTTATACAAAGCGTATCCATGCAATCCACGATGTAAAAGGAAAAGATGGTGTGGGAGCTACCATGGATTCAATGGAGCTTGAAAAGGAAAGGGGCATAACAATTGCTTCCGCTGCTACCTTCTGTGAATGGCTCGGTCATGAAATCAACATTATAGATACTCCGGGACATGTTGACTTTACAATAGAAGTTGAACGATCTTTAAGAGTATTGGATGGAGCTGTGCTTGTCCTTTGTTCTGTTGGGGGCGTTCAATCGCAGTCAATTACAGTTGATCAGCAGATGAAACGTTATAAAGTACCCTGCCTTGCTTTCATAAATAAATGTGACAGAAGCGGCGCCAATCCTGATAAAGTAGTAAAACAGCTTAGAGAAAAACTGGGGCATAATGCAGTTGCCATTCAAATGCCCATAGGTCTTGAAGCAGATTTTAGCGGTGTTGTTGATTTGCTGTCAATGAAGTCGATATATTTTGATGGAAATAACGGGGAAGTAATTCGCATAGATGATATTCCGGCCAATCTTTTGGATCAAGCGAATAAAAAGAGAGAAGAACTAATCGATGCTGCTTCAAGTTTTTCAGATGAGCTTACAGATGCAATTCTTGAAGAAAAAGAGATAAGTGAAGCAATGATAGTTACTGCACTTCGGGAGGGGGCCTTGTCAAGAAAACTGACACCTGTTTTGCTGGGGTCCGCCTATAAAAACAAAGGTATTCAACCTCTGCTTGATGCTGTCATTAAATT is part of the Pseudomonadota bacterium genome and harbors:
- a CDS encoding universal stress protein yields the protein MQKKIVIAVDDSIYSKNSVKYAVRISDVVQDISYTIFNVQCTVSQFLVDEAKKNMKVQSELSKILKRNEKASHDLLGKYKELMINMGIDAKKIEIATKPKLLFVAKDILDFGQKLPYDAIAVGRRGISRLQKTFMGSVTSNILEHSTAIPLWLIDGTVNSSKIMVTVDGSASSMRAIDHVCFMIGESKTADITLFNVIPKIKLMGAKNSDKDKKDLDKILAESSKQSVEKVFSNAKILFEKAGLKENQIHFKASSRFSNPGKAIIDESEKGNYGTVIVGRSGVSKSIFIGSVSRYVINHISNRALWIVS